One genomic window of Mogibacterium diversum includes the following:
- a CDS encoding M16 family metallopeptidase produces MLEVITLDSGVRLILNSMDSVRSVSIGIWCNNGSVNENDNEQGISHFIEHMLFKGTKNRDHFQIVNEIDKLGGQMNAFTSKECTCFYVKCLDEHFRASAEVLTDMICNPTFPEDELEKEKGVVIEEINMNADDPDEVAFDILEDNVYKGMGMSHPVLGTKYTVSSFTHDKLDEYYFNHYTRDEIIVSIAGSFDRQDVIEYFEDKFYSLKERREFVTDKNVSPASEGRYIEVTKDIEQAHIAMGVRLFPAEDPKRYPMMLLCNILGGGMSSRLMQNVRVKKGLAYSVYSMTGFYSHTGLFVICAGVAKDKVDEALDAIKEELDRLKDDDISVEEFQSSREQLKSSFIFGQESVQNLMIYNGRNLLTYGRSITPSEVLQMLDDITLEDINNVKKEICDYSRHIVINVTGKK; encoded by the coding sequence ATGCTAGAGGTTATAACGCTGGATTCAGGCGTAAGACTAATTCTTAATTCTATGGATTCAGTGAGATCTGTATCCATAGGTATATGGTGCAATAACGGTTCAGTAAATGAAAATGATAATGAACAGGGGATTTCGCACTTTATCGAACACATGCTATTTAAAGGAACCAAGAATAGGGATCACTTTCAAATAGTTAATGAGATAGATAAACTTGGCGGACAGATGAACGCATTTACCAGCAAAGAGTGCACTTGCTTTTATGTGAAATGTCTTGATGAGCATTTTCGTGCAAGCGCTGAAGTGTTGACGGATATGATCTGTAATCCTACTTTTCCAGAGGACGAACTTGAGAAGGAGAAGGGTGTAGTTATTGAAGAAATAAATATGAATGCAGATGATCCTGATGAAGTAGCTTTTGATATTCTTGAAGATAATGTATACAAGGGTATGGGGATGTCTCATCCTGTACTTGGAACAAAATATACGGTTTCATCGTTTACACATGACAAACTTGATGAATATTACTTTAATCACTATACAAGAGATGAAATTATAGTGTCGATTGCTGGTTCATTTGATAGACAAGATGTAATCGAGTATTTTGAAGACAAGTTCTATAGTCTAAAAGAACGTAGAGAGTTCGTTACTGATAAAAATGTCTCTCCGGCTTCTGAAGGGAGATACATTGAAGTAACGAAGGATATTGAGCAAGCGCACATTGCGATGGGAGTTAGACTTTTTCCGGCAGAAGACCCAAAAAGGTACCCTATGATGCTACTTTGCAACATACTTGGTGGAGGAATGTCATCACGATTGATGCAGAATGTTCGTGTTAAGAAAGGGCTTGCTTATTCAGTGTACTCTATGACCGGATTTTACAGTCATACGGGACTCTTTGTTATATGTGCTGGTGTTGCCAAGGATAAGGTGGATGAAGCTTTAGATGCAATCAAAGAAGAGCTAGATCGACTCAAGGATGATGATATTAGCGTTGAAGAATTCCAGAGTTCAAGGGAGCAGCTTAAATCCAGCTTTATATTCGGACAGGAGAGTGTGCAGAATCTGATGATATACAACGGGAGAAATCTCCTTACTTACGGAAGGTCTATAACTCCTTCTGAAGTTCTGCAGATGTTAGACGACATCACATTGGAAGACATAAACAATGTAAAAAAAGAAATTTGTGATTATAGTAGGCATATTGTTATTAATGTTACTGGTAAAAAATAA
- the dnaG gene encoding DNA primase: MAIGSSFIDEIKSKVNIVDVIGREVPLKQSGSNFKGLCPFHNEKTPSFMVNEQKQIFNCFGCGEKGDVIHFVQRFNNMEFMEACEKLADEYNIEIPKHGTRRKEDLSRYYEINSTAARFFFDNLTKHANPGYTYIRKRGISDETIKRFGLGYSPNSWNSLYKFLQDMGVSDEDMLKLGLVTQGKKGIYDKFRGRLMFPIFNTQGKVIGFGGRAIGDEMPKYLNSSESEVFLKKITFML; this comes from the coding sequence ATGGCGATTGGCAGTAGCTTTATCGATGAGATAAAGTCAAAAGTTAATATTGTGGATGTCATTGGTCGTGAAGTTCCTCTAAAACAAAGCGGTAGTAACTTTAAGGGTCTTTGTCCATTTCACAATGAAAAGACACCATCATTTATGGTAAATGAGCAAAAGCAGATTTTTAATTGTTTTGGGTGCGGTGAAAAAGGTGATGTAATCCATTTTGTGCAGCGGTTTAATAATATGGAGTTCATGGAGGCGTGTGAAAAGCTAGCTGATGAATATAATATTGAGATCCCAAAGCACGGAACACGAAGGAAAGAAGATTTATCTCGCTATTATGAGATTAACTCTACAGCTGCAAGATTTTTCTTTGATAACCTCACGAAACATGCTAATCCCGGATATACATATATTCGTAAAAGGGGTATTAGTGATGAAACTATTAAACGTTTTGGACTCGGATATTCTCCAAATTCTTGGAACAGTCTGTATAAATTTCTACAAGATATGGGCGTATCAGATGAAGATATGCTTAAGCTAGGATTGGTAACACAAGGGAAAAAAGGTATTTATGATAAATTCCGAGGAAGACTTATGTTCCCAATTTTTAACACCCAAGGAAAAGTAATAGGTTTTGGAGGTAGAGCTATCGGCGATGAGATGCCTAAGTATCTAAACTCCTCTGAGAGTGAAGTTTTTCTTAAAAAAATAACCTTTATGCTTTAA
- a CDS encoding deoxyguanosinetriphosphate triphosphohydrolase: protein MILRDDLERREFNYLDERASKSKNSLGRDVFEDKCSFRTDYQRDRDRIIHSKAFRRLMHKTQVFLAPEGDHYRTRLTHTLEVAQVARTIAKTLNYNEDLTEAIALGHDLGHTPFGHNGEDVLNRIHPGGFRHNEQSLRIVERLECTSKRVGLNLTKEVRDGILNHRGEGIPITLEGQIVKISDRIAYINHDIDDAIRSNVITIDVLPTEDLDVLGHSHSERINNLISDLVTFSDGKDKISLSPDFNRALLHLRKYMFEHVYCSELVKREEDMNKVEVVITALYNYFIKHPDKLPELYREVALEDGNATAVKDYVSGMTDRYAISLYSDLFVPRGWTEFK, encoded by the coding sequence ATGATTTTACGTGATGACCTTGAAAGGAGAGAATTTAATTATCTTGATGAGCGAGCTTCAAAGTCTAAGAACTCTTTGGGCCGCGATGTATTCGAAGATAAATGTTCTTTTCGAACCGACTATCAGCGTGACAGAGATAGAATTATCCATTCAAAAGCATTTCGTAGGCTGATGCATAAAACACAGGTATTTCTTGCACCAGAAGGTGACCATTATAGAACCAGGCTTACACACACCCTCGAAGTTGCTCAAGTTGCTCGTACAATTGCAAAAACTCTCAATTATAACGAAGATTTGACGGAAGCAATTGCTCTAGGGCATGATCTTGGACATACGCCATTTGGACATAATGGAGAGGATGTTCTGAACAGGATTCATCCGGGTGGATTTAGACATAATGAACAGAGCTTAAGAATTGTAGAACGTCTTGAATGCACATCAAAAAGAGTGGGGCTTAACCTTACAAAGGAAGTAAGAGACGGAATTCTCAATCATAGGGGTGAAGGTATTCCGATAACACTTGAGGGGCAGATAGTAAAGATTAGCGACCGTATTGCTTACATAAATCATGATATAGATGATGCAATAAGAAGTAATGTAATAACAATCGATGTACTTCCTACTGAAGATCTCGATGTACTTGGGCATTCTCATAGCGAAAGGATAAACAACCTGATCTCTGATCTTGTGACATTTAGTGACGGAAAAGACAAAATCAGCTTAAGTCCTGATTTTAATAGAGCTCTTCTTCATTTACGAAAGTATATGTTTGAACACGTGTATTGTAGCGAGCTCGTTAAACGTGAAGAAGATATGAATAAAGTTGAAGTGGTTATTACCGCACTTTACAACTATTTCATTAAACATCCAGACAAGCTGCCTGAACTATACAGGGAGGTAGCCTTAGAGGATGGAAATGCTACGGCAGTAAAAGATTATGTCTCAGGAATGACAGATAGATATGCGATATCACTATATTCTGATTTGTTTGTTCCTCGTGGATGGACGGAATTTAAGTAA
- the dut gene encoding dUTP diphosphatase, whose product MELKFKSLSGSLPAYATDGASGMDLRAFIDEPITLKPMERSLIPTGLFVQIPEGYEGQVRARSGLAIKHGIGLVNSIGTIDSDYRGELKIPMINFGNESFTINSGDRVAQLVIAAYERVEPIIVSVLDETDRGEGGFGHTGVKG is encoded by the coding sequence ATGGAATTAAAATTTAAATCACTCAGTGGTTCACTTCCAGCTTATGCTACAGATGGGGCATCAGGCATGGATCTCCGAGCTTTTATAGATGAGCCTATAACATTAAAGCCTATGGAGAGAAGTCTCATTCCAACTGGACTATTTGTTCAAATTCCAGAAGGTTATGAAGGACAAGTCAGAGCAAGGTCAGGACTTGCTATTAAGCATGGAATAGGTCTAGTTAATAGTATTGGCACTATTGATTCCGATTATCGTGGAGAACTTAAGATTCCTATGATTAATTTTGGAAATGAATCCTTTACGATAAATAGTGGTGATCGCGTAGCGCAGCTTGTAATTGCTGCTTATGAGAGAGTAGAACCGATAATTGTATCCGTACTAGATGAGACTGATCGTGGAGAAGGCGGTTTTGGACATACAGGGGTGAAAGGATAG
- the pepF gene encoding oligoendopeptidase F, giving the protein MKKYDLKNRSEIADRDKWNLEAMYPDEAKWEEDLSTALKSSEEFILLKGRLTESAEGLLKALRLYADMMRKAENAFVYSRMRHDEDNANTKYTEMNNKSLSTLAQISANVSFFTPELLEADETVIKGYIYEVPALKEFSFMLDSIMLSKPHVLSSDEERIIAQLNESASAPDEIYTMFNDADLSFGKVTNEDAIDVELTHGNYIQFMESENREVRKNAFEAMYQRYKEFNNSISVMYNYSVKHDYIMSKLRKYKSTLDSELSGERIPLSVYDNLIDAVHKNLPSMHKYMEIRKRALGLNELRMYDVYRPIVKPEGLECSYEEAVDIACKALAPLGEDYVRTLRKGLTEDRWVDIYENAGKTSGAYSFGSYDSNPYILMNFSGELRDVFTLIHEAGHSMHSYYTRRTQPFVYGGHSIFTAEVASTVNETLLIHYLLSNAESVDMKKYLINFYIDEFKSTLFRQTMFAEFEKIAHETVENGGSLTAQYLNEEYDKLNTIYYGPSIEHDEFIQYEWSRIPHFYRAYYVYQYATGYSAANAIANRILTGGEAERNDYLKFLATGESDYPIELLKIAGVDMSTEEPVLSALSTFAKLVDELDEMI; this is encoded by the coding sequence ATGAAGAAATACGATTTAAAAAACCGCTCTGAGATAGCGGATAGAGATAAATGGAATCTAGAAGCGATGTATCCAGATGAAGCCAAATGGGAAGAAGATTTGTCCACTGCTCTTAAGTCGAGTGAAGAGTTTATATTACTTAAAGGTCGTCTAACAGAGTCGGCAGAAGGCCTTCTTAAAGCACTGCGCTTATACGCTGATATGATGCGTAAAGCCGAGAATGCTTTTGTTTATTCACGAATGCGTCATGATGAGGATAATGCGAATACGAAATATACAGAGATGAACAATAAATCCCTCTCTACTCTCGCTCAAATTTCAGCTAATGTATCATTCTTTACACCCGAACTGCTGGAAGCTGATGAAACTGTAATAAAGGGATATATCTATGAAGTACCAGCTTTAAAGGAATTTTCCTTCATGCTCGATTCAATCATGCTTAGCAAGCCTCACGTTCTGTCTTCTGATGAAGAACGCATAATAGCTCAGCTTAATGAATCTGCTAGTGCACCAGACGAGATTTACACTATGTTTAATGATGCGGATCTTTCTTTTGGCAAAGTCACTAATGAAGATGCGATAGATGTGGAACTCACTCACGGAAATTATATCCAGTTTATGGAGTCGGAAAACCGCGAGGTTAGAAAGAATGCTTTTGAAGCAATGTACCAAAGATACAAGGAGTTTAATAACTCAATTTCTGTGATGTATAACTACAGTGTAAAGCATGACTATATCATGTCCAAGCTACGTAAATATAAATCTACACTCGATAGCGAGCTATCTGGCGAACGCATTCCACTCTCAGTGTATGATAATCTTATAGATGCTGTGCATAAGAACCTACCTTCTATGCATAAATATATGGAAATTAGAAAACGAGCTTTAGGTCTTAACGAACTAAGAATGTATGATGTTTATCGCCCCATTGTTAAGCCAGAAGGATTAGAATGCAGCTATGAAGAGGCTGTAGATATCGCCTGCAAAGCCTTGGCACCTCTAGGCGAAGACTATGTTAGGACGTTACGAAAAGGATTAACCGAAGATAGATGGGTTGATATATATGAGAATGCAGGTAAAACATCTGGCGCATATAGTTTCGGTTCTTACGATAGTAATCCATATATTTTGATGAACTTCAGCGGAGAACTACGTGACGTATTTACACTCATTCATGAAGCTGGTCATTCAATGCATTCATACTATACTAGACGCACACAGCCATTTGTGTATGGAGGACACTCTATATTTACAGCAGAGGTTGCTAGTACTGTTAATGAAACGCTATTGATTCATTACCTTCTAAGTAATGCTGAATCAGTAGATATGAAGAAATATCTAATCAACTTCTATATCGACGAGTTTAAATCTACACTGTTCAGACAGACAATGTTTGCTGAATTTGAAAAAATTGCACATGAAACTGTCGAAAATGGTGGATCACTCACAGCACAATATCTAAACGAGGAGTACGATAAGCTAAACACTATTTATTATGGTCCGTCAATTGAACATGACGAGTTTATTCAGTATGAATGGTCAAGAATTCCTCATTTCTACCGTGCTTACTACGTATATCAGTATGCTACGGGATACTCCGCTGCAAATGCTATCGCTAACAGGATATTAACCGGCGGAGAAGCTGAACGAAATGATTATTTAAAATTCCTAGCTACCGGAGAATCTGACTACCCAATAGAATTACTTAAAATCGCTGGAGTAGATATGAGTACTGAGGAGCCTGTTCTCTCTGCTCTATCTACTTTTGCAAAACTAGTTGATGAACTAGACGAGATGATATAG
- a CDS encoding toprim domain-containing protein, producing the protein MNDTDQVLIVEGYMDAISLYQAGIRNVAASLGTALTENQCQLITRYTKNVVLSYDSDSAGIKAALRGIDVMRSSNANVRILHVTGGKDPDEFVKKYGKEEFLKLVNSAAPSTEFVLEMMKKNFNLSDNLDIIEYIRSCVPVLKKLGAVEQDLYVKKLASEFDISEHAILTEIASDESRQSASYQKNLRERKEFNTDSFGNDERLEVSILYILTRDVRYLDTFREDDIEFRTALGREFYDVANKLILQNRMSEININDIYKELDPEDEKALKKILSLIRIGADESSYYRECYVKYAQMHYGEKIIELQNAIAVAEKLGNEEEISRLAMQLQDIEDKRRKVR; encoded by the coding sequence ATCAATGATACAGATCAGGTTCTTATCGTTGAAGGATATATGGATGCAATATCCTTATATCAAGCTGGAATTCGAAACGTTGCTGCCTCGCTCGGCACAGCTCTGACAGAGAACCAATGTCAACTTATTACTAGGTATACTAAGAATGTTGTGTTATCATATGATTCTGATTCGGCTGGAATAAAAGCAGCTCTCCGAGGGATCGATGTAATGCGAAGTTCAAATGCAAACGTAAGGATTTTACACGTAACTGGTGGAAAAGATCCTGATGAATTTGTAAAGAAATATGGAAAAGAGGAGTTTTTAAAGCTCGTTAACAGTGCCGCTCCATCTACAGAGTTCGTGCTAGAGATGATGAAGAAAAATTTCAATCTTAGCGACAACCTTGATATTATAGAGTATATAAGGAGTTGTGTTCCAGTATTAAAAAAGCTAGGTGCTGTGGAACAGGATTTATATGTTAAGAAGCTTGCCTCAGAATTTGATATATCTGAGCACGCTATACTAACAGAGATAGCTTCAGATGAAAGCAGACAAAGTGCTTCTTACCAAAAGAATTTGCGTGAAAGGAAAGAATTCAATACCGATAGCTTTGGAAATGATGAAAGGCTTGAAGTTTCTATTCTCTATATTTTAACGAGGGATGTGCGATATCTCGATACTTTTAGAGAAGACGATATAGAGTTCAGAACTGCTCTTGGCCGAGAGTTTTATGATGTTGCAAATAAGCTAATTTTGCAGAACAGAATGTCTGAAATTAATATTAACGACATATATAAAGAACTAGATCCTGAGGACGAAAAGGCTCTTAAAAAGATATTATCATTGATAAGAATTGGTGCGGATGAAAGTTCGTACTACAGAGAATGTTATGTTAAATATGCGCAGATGCATTACGGAGAAAAAATAATAGAGCTACAAAATGCGATTGCTGTCGCTGAGAAGCTGGGTAATGAAGAAGAAATCTCGCGTCTTGCTATGCAGTTACAAGATATTGAAGATAAGAGGAGAAAGGTTAGGTAA